In one Bacillus thuringiensis genomic region, the following are encoded:
- the kinB gene encoding sporulation sensor histidine kinase KinB yields MLVYHLFWNQKGKRSPKLNSAIFIVLCCLATVLCITFAAKINNGFQFDMRHIVLIVGTLTGGPIAGGSILVVLNIYRLLLGGVGVFPSLIGSVLLFIVLLLTYKFFNRTSNRIKITLAIIYSLTYGFSWIPFFLSKVTNKTDYIPHIIVYELCSMLGTILILYLLHILQTQVRLQNELINAEKFHLIGEMAASISHEIRNPLTSTKGFLQLLQSDTCTEQERKLYIDIAINGIEQANHVLTDYLTFAKPSIEKEQTLQLEEELLHALSLITPLANLTNVRTHYIKQSTSFFIAGEKQKLNQCLLNILKNCIEAMPKGGDLYFTLVPDHKHIQLYIKDTGVGMDSEQVKRLGSPFYSTKEKGTGLGMMVVFSVVQAMNGKIDIISEKGIGTTFLLTFPLIQKT; encoded by the coding sequence ATGCTCGTATATCATTTATTTTGGAATCAAAAAGGGAAACGCTCTCCTAAATTAAATTCAGCTATATTTATTGTACTCTGTTGCCTCGCTACCGTACTCTGTATTACATTTGCAGCAAAAATAAATAATGGTTTTCAATTTGATATGCGCCATATTGTATTAATTGTCGGTACATTAACGGGAGGGCCTATTGCTGGTGGTTCTATCTTAGTTGTATTAAACATATATCGCTTATTATTAGGTGGGGTAGGTGTTTTCCCATCTCTTATCGGTTCTGTTCTTCTATTTATTGTTCTACTATTAACATATAAATTTTTCAATCGAACTTCTAATCGTATAAAAATAACACTTGCTATTATCTACAGTCTCACATACGGATTTAGTTGGATACCCTTCTTCCTTTCCAAGGTTACAAATAAGACTGATTATATACCGCATATTATTGTGTATGAGTTATGTTCAATGCTTGGTACAATCCTAATTTTATATTTACTACACATATTACAAACTCAAGTTCGTCTCCAAAACGAACTTATAAATGCTGAAAAGTTTCATTTAATTGGTGAAATGGCAGCATCTATCTCTCATGAAATTCGCAATCCATTAACTTCAACGAAAGGGTTTTTACAACTGTTACAATCAGATACATGCACTGAGCAGGAACGAAAATTATATATTGACATTGCCATTAACGGCATCGAACAAGCAAATCATGTTCTTACAGATTATTTAACCTTTGCCAAACCTAGCATTGAAAAAGAGCAAACATTACAGTTAGAAGAAGAATTACTACATGCATTGTCGTTAATTACACCGCTTGCTAATTTAACAAATGTACGTACTCATTATATAAAGCAAAGCACTTCTTTTTTTATCGCTGGAGAAAAGCAAAAACTAAATCAATGTTTATTAAATATTTTAAAAAATTGCATTGAGGCTATGCCAAAAGGCGGTGATCTTTATTTCACATTAGTTCCTGATCATAAGCATATTCAGTTATATATAAAAGATACAGGAGTCGGTATGGATTCGGAACAAGTAAAACGTCTTGGCTCTCCTTTTTATTCAACGAAAGAAAAAGGCACTGGACTTGGAATGATGGTCGTATTCAGTGTTGTTCAAGCTATGAATGGAAAAATTGATATTATAAGTGAAAAAGGAATCGGTACAACCTTTTTATTAACGTTTCCACTCATACAAAAAACGTGA